One genomic window of Nakamurella panacisegetis includes the following:
- a CDS encoding ThuA domain-containing protein has protein sequence MTRVTVWNEFRHEKSDPEVAAIYPDGMHVTIAEALRARGIQTRTATLDEPEHGLTDAVLDETDVLIWWGHLAHEEVDDAIVERVQLRVLGGMGLVVLHSGHGSKLFRRLMGTTCNLKWRESTDTEVLWNVAPGHPITRGIDEHIIIDQEEMYGEYFEVPTPDVLVFISWFTGGEVFRSGACYVRGSGKIFYFRPGHETYPTYHHSAVQDVIANAARWAAPDYEVTQRFGNPGPLIPR, from the coding sequence ATGACCCGCGTGACGGTCTGGAACGAATTCAGGCACGAGAAGAGCGACCCCGAAGTTGCCGCCATCTATCCCGACGGCATGCACGTCACGATCGCCGAAGCCCTGCGGGCCCGCGGGATCCAGACACGCACGGCGACCCTCGACGAGCCCGAGCACGGCCTGACCGACGCCGTGCTCGACGAGACGGACGTGCTCATCTGGTGGGGGCACCTGGCTCACGAAGAGGTGGACGACGCGATCGTGGAGCGCGTGCAGTTGCGGGTGCTCGGCGGCATGGGGCTGGTCGTACTGCACTCGGGGCACGGGTCCAAGCTGTTCCGCCGCCTGATGGGCACCACCTGCAACCTCAAGTGGCGGGAGAGCACCGACACCGAGGTGTTGTGGAACGTGGCCCCAGGGCACCCGATCACCCGAGGCATCGACGAGCACATCATCATCGACCAGGAAGAGATGTACGGCGAATACTTCGAGGTGCCAACGCCGGACGTCCTGGTCTTCATCAGCTGGTTCACCGGCGGTGAGGTATTCCGCAGCGGTGCCTGCTATGTCCGGGGATCCGGCAAGATCTTCTACTTCCGTCCGGGCCACGAGACGTACCCGACGTACCACCACTCCGCGGTCCAGGACGTCATCGCCAATGCGGCGCGGTGGGCCGCCCCGGACTACGAGGTCACCCAGCGGTTCGGCAATCCGGGCCCGCTCATTCCGCGGTGA
- a CDS encoding carbohydrate ABC transporter permease: protein MTTTVKARPAAAAADPARTNKRRLSGWLVARIAIVLVGAIMMILPFVIMISTSLEPNSATLPTPPHLLPLNFTTANYSDALSSNSFGLYFLNSAYVAVLTTVAVVVISSMTAFAFARFDFFLKNFVFSLLLAGLMIPGIVVIVPQFILAKNLGLTDSLNGLAVFYTGGGVAFTTFLLRAFFERVPRELDEAMTVEGASTLRKFLRLYLPLARPALATAAVFAFLGAWDEYIWALTVITDVDKRTLPLGIAAFQGEHGSAWGLIFAGSTLAVIPVIIVYVAGQKHLISGITAGAVK from the coding sequence ATGACCACCACCGTCAAGGCCCGCCCCGCCGCGGCCGCCGCCGATCCGGCCCGGACCAACAAGCGCCGGCTGAGCGGCTGGCTGGTGGCGCGCATCGCGATCGTGCTCGTCGGCGCGATCATGATGATCCTGCCCTTCGTCATCATGATCTCCACCTCGCTGGAGCCGAACAGCGCCACCCTGCCGACCCCGCCGCACCTCCTCCCACTGAACTTCACCACCGCCAACTACAGCGATGCCCTGTCCAGCAACAGCTTCGGCCTGTACTTCCTGAACTCCGCCTACGTCGCGGTGCTCACCACCGTCGCGGTGGTGGTCATCTCCTCGATGACGGCGTTCGCGTTCGCCCGGTTCGACTTCTTCCTGAAGAACTTCGTGTTCTCCCTGCTGCTGGCCGGCCTGATGATCCCCGGGATCGTCGTCATCGTCCCGCAGTTCATCCTGGCCAAGAACCTCGGCCTGACCGATTCGCTGAACGGGCTCGCGGTGTTCTACACCGGCGGCGGAGTCGCCTTCACGACATTCCTGCTCCGCGCATTCTTCGAACGCGTTCCCCGCGAACTGGACGAGGCGATGACCGTCGAGGGCGCCAGCACCCTGCGGAAATTCCTGCGGCTGTATCTGCCGCTGGCCCGGCCGGCGCTGGCCACCGCGGCCGTCTTCGCCTTCCTCGGAGCTTGGGACGAATACATCTGGGCGCTCACCGTCATCACGGACGTCGACAAGCGAACGCTCCCGCTGGGTATCGCCGCCTTCCAGGGTGAACACGGCAGCGCCTGGGGGCTGATCTTCGCCGGCTCCACCCTGGCCGTCATCCCGGTGATCATCGTCTACGTCGCCGGACAGAAGCACCTAATCAGCGGCATCACCGCCGGTGCGGTCAAGTGA
- a CDS encoding alpha-glucosidase, whose protein sequence is MQPIAPAEPVAAGENRPPDWWKSSVVYQIYPRSFADSNGDGIGDIPGITGKVDYLHRLGVDVVWLSPVYRSPMDDNGYDISDYQDVDPAFGTLADLDELIAALHGRGMKLVMDLVVNHTSDEHPWFIESRDPLSSKRDWYWWRPARDGFEPGAEGAEPTNWGSAFSGSAWELDRNSGQYFLHMFSRKQPDLNWENPQVRQAVYAMMNWWVDRGVDGFRMDVINLISKPARFDDGPVGPNQKYSSSFAAIANGDRLHEFLAEMNAQVGLTERNLITVGEMPGSTIDTARAVTDPANRELDMVFTFEHVGLDAKPGGQKFDLHPLSLPALKQNLEAWQVGLADVGWNSLYWDNHDQPRAVSRFGDDSPAHRVNSAKTLATVQHMHRGTPYVYQGEELGMTNTYFVDIGQYQDIESVNYHADAMSLGLEAETVLAGLAARSRDNARTPVQWNDSAQAGFSTGQPWLPVNPNYVTINAAAAENDPDSVFHHFRQLIALRKSHRIVVEGRFELLLPEHEQIWALTRTLGRQMLVMIANCSSAPAALPAGAVPDLTQAQVLVTTHGASTAAELQPWESRIHLLG, encoded by the coding sequence GTGCAGCCGATCGCGCCCGCGGAGCCGGTCGCGGCCGGCGAGAACCGCCCGCCGGACTGGTGGAAGTCCTCGGTGGTCTACCAGATCTATCCCCGCTCGTTCGCCGACAGCAACGGCGACGGCATCGGCGACATCCCCGGCATCACGGGGAAGGTCGACTACCTGCATCGGCTGGGCGTTGACGTCGTCTGGCTGTCGCCGGTGTACCGGTCGCCGATGGACGACAACGGCTACGACATCAGCGATTACCAGGACGTCGACCCGGCGTTCGGCACCCTGGCCGACCTTGACGAGCTGATCGCCGCGCTGCACGGCCGGGGAATGAAGCTGGTGATGGACCTGGTGGTGAACCACACCTCCGACGAGCACCCGTGGTTCATCGAATCGCGGGACCCGTTGTCGTCCAAGCGTGACTGGTACTGGTGGCGCCCGGCCCGGGACGGATTCGAGCCCGGCGCCGAGGGTGCGGAGCCGACCAACTGGGGCTCGGCGTTCTCCGGCTCGGCGTGGGAGCTGGACCGGAACAGCGGCCAGTACTTCCTGCACATGTTCTCCCGGAAGCAACCGGATCTGAACTGGGAGAACCCGCAGGTGCGGCAGGCCGTCTACGCCATGATGAACTGGTGGGTCGACCGGGGTGTCGACGGGTTCCGGATGGACGTGATCAACCTGATCTCCAAGCCCGCCCGGTTCGATGACGGCCCGGTAGGGCCGAATCAGAAATACTCCTCGTCGTTCGCCGCCATCGCGAACGGAGATCGGCTGCACGAATTCCTGGCCGAGATGAACGCCCAGGTCGGGCTGACCGAGCGCAATCTGATCACCGTCGGCGAGATGCCGGGTTCGACCATCGACACGGCCCGGGCCGTCACCGACCCGGCGAACCGCGAGCTCGACATGGTCTTCACCTTCGAGCACGTCGGCCTCGACGCCAAGCCCGGCGGGCAGAAGTTCGACCTGCATCCGCTGTCGCTGCCCGCCCTGAAGCAGAACCTGGAGGCGTGGCAGGTCGGCCTGGCCGACGTGGGGTGGAACTCGCTCTACTGGGACAACCATGATCAGCCCCGCGCGGTGTCCCGATTCGGGGACGACTCGCCCGCCCACCGGGTCAACTCGGCCAAGACGCTGGCCACGGTGCAGCACATGCACCGGGGGACGCCGTACGTCTACCAGGGCGAAGAACTCGGGATGACCAACACCTACTTCGTCGACATCGGCCAGTACCAGGACATCGAATCGGTGAACTACCACGCGGACGCGATGAGTCTGGGCCTGGAGGCCGAGACCGTGCTGGCCGGACTGGCCGCCAGGAGCCGGGACAACGCGCGAACCCCCGTGCAGTGGAACGACTCCGCCCAGGCCGGGTTCAGCACCGGCCAGCCGTGGCTGCCGGTCAACCCCAACTACGTGACGATCAACGCGGCCGCCGCCGAGAACGACCCGGACTCCGTCTTCCACCATTTCCGGCAACTCATCGCCCTGCGGAAATCACACCGGATCGTCGTGGAGGGACGCTTCGAGCTGCTGCTGCCCGAGCACGAACAGATCTGGGCACTGACCCGGACTCTGGGCCGTCAGATGCTCGTGATGATCGCCAACTGCTCGTCCGCGCCGGCGGCGCTGCCCGCCGGGGCGGTACCGGACCTCACGCAAGCACAGGTCCTGGTGACCACCCACGGTGCCTCGACGGCGGCGGAACTGCAGCCGTGGGAGTCACGAATCCATCTGCTCGGCTGA
- a CDS encoding Gfo/Idh/MocA family protein — MSTPLRVIHVGLGGWGRSWAEALSGHPDLLTTVAWVDVFPEMLDLLQAELDVDPALCFASLREAIAATDAEAVLVTTALPDHAAVALEALAAGKHVLVEKPMAASLVDAQAMVDAAQAAGLVLMVSQNYRFYPAARAVADLVARKTLGSVGAVSVNFRKLANTTGAGVSRFHASTNPLLLDMSIHHFDLMRFILGQEPVSVACHAWNPDWSNFADHAAAVATVAFDGGAVVNYQGSWVSTDKPTLWAGQWMIECADGSIEWTGRNDLTTDGDCVTVHPLSGPSYPLTLAPYAVFDRIGSTLEFATAIREGRAAETSGSDNLATLALALAAIASSRTGRPEQLPKGNS; from the coding sequence ATGAGTACGCCCCTGAGGGTTATCCACGTCGGGTTGGGCGGGTGGGGCCGGTCCTGGGCGGAAGCGCTCTCCGGGCACCCTGACCTGTTGACCACGGTGGCCTGGGTCGACGTGTTCCCCGAGATGCTCGACCTGCTGCAGGCCGAACTCGACGTCGACCCGGCGCTGTGCTTTGCCTCCCTGCGGGAGGCGATCGCGGCCACGGACGCCGAGGCGGTCCTGGTCACGACGGCGCTCCCGGATCACGCCGCCGTCGCTCTCGAGGCGCTGGCCGCGGGCAAGCACGTCCTGGTCGAGAAGCCCATGGCGGCTTCACTTGTCGACGCCCAGGCCATGGTCGACGCCGCCCAGGCGGCCGGCCTCGTTCTGATGGTCAGTCAGAACTACCGCTTCTATCCCGCGGCGAGGGCGGTCGCGGACCTCGTGGCCCGGAAGACGCTGGGCTCCGTCGGTGCCGTCAGCGTCAACTTCCGCAAGCTGGCCAACACCACCGGCGCCGGCGTCAGCCGCTTCCACGCTTCCACCAATCCGCTGCTGCTGGACATGTCGATCCATCACTTCGACCTGATGCGGTTCATCCTCGGGCAGGAACCGGTCTCGGTGGCCTGCCACGCGTGGAACCCGGACTGGAGCAACTTCGCCGATCACGCGGCTGCGGTCGCCACCGTCGCGTTCGACGGGGGAGCCGTCGTGAACTACCAAGGAAGTTGGGTGAGCACCGACAAGCCGACACTATGGGCCGGCCAGTGGATGATCGAATGCGCCGACGGCAGCATCGAATGGACGGGCCGCAACGACCTGACCACCGACGGCGACTGTGTGACGGTGCACCCGCTATCCGGACCCTCCTACCCGCTGACGCTCGCCCCCTACGCCGTGTTCGACCGGATCGGCTCGACCCTGGAGTTCGCCACCGCCATCCGGGAGGGCCGCGCCGCGGAGACCAGCGGATCCGACAACCTGGCCACCCTCGCGCTGGCCCTGGCCGCAATCGCCTCGTCTCGGACAGGCCGGCCGGAACAACTCCCGAAAGGAAACTCATGA
- a CDS encoding carbohydrate ABC transporter permease, translated as MTSEVLVAEEGAVPVRAFKPSRGGASRRAAHWWTPWAFAAPGLILFFVIIGYPLLRSLQISFYKWAVLPTDASTFIGLDNYTRALHDPQFWTSMVNAGVYLVLSVPLTMALGLFFAVLLHAKIPGRTVYRVLFYIPVVTSWVVVSLLFKFLFTTDGGAVNWGITDLLPLTNSPVPWLEQRWTGLIAIAVLGIWKNMGWCLVVFLAALGGVGEDQYEAADLDGANAWKKFLHVTMPGIRGTFLFVLVLQVIGAFNVLQSVLLMTNGGPAGSTEVPLTYMYKQAFSFLDFGYASAMSFILAIIIFIVSFIQFKFLGEKKEPQR; from the coding sequence GTGACCTCCGAAGTCCTCGTTGCCGAGGAGGGCGCCGTCCCGGTTCGGGCATTCAAGCCGAGCCGGGGCGGGGCGAGCCGCCGCGCCGCGCACTGGTGGACACCGTGGGCATTCGCGGCACCCGGGCTGATCCTGTTCTTCGTGATCATCGGGTACCCGCTGCTCCGCTCGTTGCAGATCAGCTTCTACAAGTGGGCCGTCCTACCGACCGACGCGAGCACGTTCATCGGCCTGGACAACTACACCCGGGCCCTGCACGATCCCCAGTTCTGGACCAGCATGGTCAACGCCGGGGTGTATCTGGTCCTGTCGGTGCCGCTGACGATGGCGCTGGGGCTGTTCTTCGCCGTCCTGCTGCACGCGAAGATCCCCGGCCGCACGGTCTACCGCGTGCTGTTCTACATCCCGGTGGTGACCAGCTGGGTGGTCGTCTCGCTGCTGTTCAAGTTCCTGTTCACCACCGACGGAGGTGCCGTCAACTGGGGCATCACCGACCTGCTGCCCCTGACGAACAGCCCGGTGCCGTGGCTGGAGCAACGGTGGACCGGCCTCATCGCGATCGCCGTGCTCGGCATCTGGAAGAACATGGGCTGGTGCCTGGTCGTCTTCCTGGCCGCGCTGGGCGGCGTCGGTGAGGATCAGTACGAGGCGGCCGACCTGGACGGTGCCAACGCCTGGAAGAAATTCCTGCACGTCACCATGCCCGGCATCCGTGGCACCTTCCTGTTCGTGTTGGTCCTGCAGGTGATCGGTGCGTTCAACGTGTTGCAGTCCGTGCTGTTGATGACCAACGGCGGCCCGGCCGGCAGCACCGAGGTGCCCCTGACCTACATGTACAAGCAGGCGTTCTCGTTCCTGGACTTCGGCTATGCGTCGGCCATGTCGTTCATCCTGGCCATCATCATTTTCATCGTCTCATTCATCCAGTTCAAATTCCTGGGCGAAAAGAAGGAGCCCCAGCGATGA